The sequence TGCTCGCCGCCGAGAAGGCCCGTTGGGCGCCTGCCGAGGGCGAGTCTCTGCTCGAACCGCTGCGGGCCAAGTTCGAGCCGATCATGAGCCAGAGCGACCAGATCTGCGACGGCATCGGCTATCCCGTCGAGTTGCGCATCGGGCCTGAGACGGTGGTCATCGACTTCCCGAAACGGGCTGTCCGCGAGCCTATTCCGGATGAGAAATTCCGTTACGGGTTCGAGATCGCGCCCGAACTGGTGCGCACGGTGCTGCGCGACGACGAGCCCGACTGGGTGAACACGATCTTCCTGTCGACACGCTTCAAGGCGTGGCGGGTGGGCGGCTACAACGAATACCTGTACACCTTCTTCAAATGCCTGACCGACGAACGCATCGCCTACGCCGACGGCTGGTTCGCCGAAGCCCACGACGACTCGACGACGATCGAGCTGGACGGCTTCCTGATGCAGCGACGCTGCCCGCATCTGAAGGCGGACCTGTCGAAGTTCGGCGTGGTGGAGGGCTCAACGCTGACCTGCAATCTGCATGGCTGGCAATGGAATCTGGACAACGGGCGGTGCCTGACATCCAAGGGCCACGAGCTCAGGTGCGAGCGGATATGAGCGCCGCGCCTCGCCAGTACTACGACGACGGGTTGATCCAGCTCGACCAGGAAGCGATCACGTTGCGGCGCTACCACTTTCCGTCGGGCACATCGAAGATCATTCCGCTGCGATCGGTCCGCGGCTACAAGGCCGAACCGCTCGGGATGTTCACCCAGCGGTTCCGCATCTGGGGCAGCTCGGATCTGCGCCGGTGGCTGCCGCTCGACGTGTGGCGGCCGATCAAGTCGACGCTGGTGACGCTCGACGTGGCAGGCGCCAAGCCGAAGCCCGCGTTCACCCCGCAGCGTCCCTCTGAGTTCCTGGCCAAGCTCGACGAGCTGCTCGAGTCAAGACACTAGTGTCCTGAGTCGTTAATTCGTTGGCAGTAGTTGCCGATGCTGGCGAGGATTTGGTCGGCGGTTTTGGTCCAGACGTAGGGCCGGGGGTTGTCGTTCCAGGTGTCGATCCAAGCCCTGATGTCGGTGTTGAGTTGGCGCACCGAGGTGTGGGTGCCGCGACGCAGTTTCTTGGTGGTCAGTTCGGCGAACCACCGTTCGACCAGGTTGAGCCATGACGAGCTGGTCGGGGTGAAGTGCAGGACGAACCGCGGGTGCGCCAACAGCCAGCGCTGGACTGCCGGCGTCTTGTGGGTGGAGGCGTTGTCGAGCACCAGGTGCACGTCCAGGTCGGTGGATACGGAGGCGTCGATGGTCTTCAAGAAGGCCAGGAACTCGGTGGCCCGGTGGCGTGTGTGCAGCGCACCGATCACCTTTCCGGTGCTGAGATCCAGTGCGGCATAGAGGCTTGAGGTGCCGTGGCGGACGTAGTCGTGGCTGGCTCGCGCGGGGATTCCGGGCAACATCGGAAACACCGGCGCAGTGCGATTGAGCGCCTGAATCTGGGTCTTCTCATCAACACACAACACCATGGCCCGTTCCGGTGGGTTCAGATACAGTCCGACGACGTCGCGGACCTTGGCCACGAACAACGGATCCTTGGACAGCTTCCAGGAATCCTGTTTATGCGGTGCCAGGCCGAATGCCCGCCACACCCGCGACACCATCGACTGCGACAGTCCCAGGTGCTCGGCCATCGACCGGGTCGACCACTGAGTGGCGTTTCGGGGGGCCGTCTCCAGCGTGGCAGTGATCAGCTCCTCGATGCGGGCATCCTCCACGACGCGGGGCCGGCCCGGCCGCGGTTCATCGAGCAAGCCGTCGAGGCGATCAACGGCGAACCGGTTGCGCCATTTGGTCACCATCCCGCGGGTCACGCCCAGCTCCCGGGAGATCTGCGTATTACTCGAATCACCTTCACAGGCAAGAACTATGCGAGAACGCAGGGCCAGCGCCTGAGCGCTCTTAGGTCGACGCGCCCAGGCCTGCAACTGCTCACGCTCATCGTCGCTCAACACAACGCTCATCGCTACTGGACTCGGCATGATCCCAGTCTAGCGGCTGAGCGCGGATTAACGACTCAGGACACTAGCGGGGCTCAAGCACTTCGGTGCCGACGTAGGGCCGCAGCGCCTCTGGCACGCGCACGCTGCCATCGGGTTGCTGATGGTTCTCCAGGATCGCCACCAGCCACCGGGTGGTGGCCAGCGTCCCGTTCAGCGTTGCCGCCGTCTGCGGCTTACCGTTCTCGTCGCGGTAGCGGATCGCGAGCCGTCGGGCCTGAAACGTCGTGCAGTTCGAGGTCGAGGTCAGCTCACGGTATGTCTGTTGGGTCGGGACCCAGGCCTCGCAGTCGTACTTGCGGGCGGCGGACGCGCCGAGATCCCCCGCGGCGATGTCGATCACGCGGTAGGGCACCTCGATGGCCGCGAGCATCTGGCGCTCCCAGCCGAGCAGGCGCTGATGCTCCGCCTCGGCGTCTTCGGGCTTGCAGTAGACGAAGCCCTCGACCTTGTCGAACTGGTGCACGCGGATGATGCCGCGGGTGTCCTTGCCGTGACTGCCGGCCTCTCGGCGGAAGCACGACGACCAGCCCGCGTAGCGACGCGGACCGGCGGACAGGTCGAGGATCTCGTCGGAGTGATAGCCGGCCAGCGGCACCTCGGATGTGCCGACGAGATAGAGGTCGTCGGACCCGAGCCGGTACACCTCCTCGCTGTGCGCGCCGAGAAACCCGGTGCCCTCCATGATCTCTGGTCGAACCAGCACGGGCGGGATGACGAGGGTGAAACCGTTCTCGGTGGCCAGCCTGACCGCGTGCTGCATCAGACCCAGTTGCAGCAGTGCCCCATATCCGGTGAGGAAGTAGAACCGCGCGCCGGAGACCTTGGCGCCGCGCTCCAGATCGAACAGCCCGAGT is a genomic window of Mycobacterium sp. ITM-2016-00318 containing:
- a CDS encoding IS630 family transposase encodes the protein MPSPVAMSVVLSDDEREQLQAWARRPKSAQALALRSRIVLACEGDSSNTQISRELGVTRGMVTKWRNRFAVDRLDGLLDEPRPGRPRVVEDARIEELITATLETAPRNATQWSTRSMAEHLGLSQSMVSRVWRAFGLAPHKQDSWKLSKDPLFVAKVRDVVGLYLNPPERAMVLCVDEKTQIQALNRTAPVFPMLPGIPARASHDYVRHGTSSLYAALDLSTGKVIGALHTRHRATEFLAFLKTIDASVSTDLDVHLVLDNASTHKTPAVQRWLLAHPRFVLHFTPTSSSWLNLVERWFAELTTKKLRRGTHTSVRQLNTDIRAWIDTWNDNPRPYVWTKTADQILASIGNYCQRINDSGH
- the serS gene encoding serine--tRNA ligase; this encodes MIDLKLLRENPDAVRASQRARGEDPGLVDALLKADADRRAAVSSADNLRAEQKAASKKVGAASKEDRPALLEQAKQLAETVKAAEAEQADAAKALTDAHMAISNVVIDGVPSGGEDDFAILDTVGEPPAITDPKDHVALGESLGLFDLERGAKVSGARFYFLTGYGALLQLGLMQHAVRLATENGFTLVIPPVLVRPEIMEGTGFLGAHSEEVYRLGSDDLYLVGTSEVPLAGYHSDEILDLSAGPRRYAGWSSCFRREAGSHGKDTRGIIRVHQFDKVEGFVYCKPEDAEAEHQRLLGWERQMLAAIEVPYRVIDIAAGDLGASAARKYDCEAWVPTQQTYRELTSTSNCTTFQARRLAIRYRDENGKPQTAATLNGTLATTRWLVAILENHQQPDGSVRVPEALRPYVGTEVLEPR